The Marinilongibacter aquaticus genome has a window encoding:
- a CDS encoding PQQ-dependent sugar dehydrogenase, with amino-acid sequence MKSKLMLGVALFGLAGYSQAQELALPPKFEAKLIADNLGKTRHLFITPSNDIYVRLAKVENGGGTLFLNQENGKAVEKQRFGTFSGTGVAIDNGYLYTTSNSEVYRYKLNGNYEVIDPANPEKVVDGLVDQGTHATKSIVADGKGNLFIPIGAPSNACQEKDRQKDSPGMPNCPLLEETGGVWKFRADQLNQTYADGQRYATGLRNVVGSDLNPATGELFAMQHGRDQLSALYPEYFTTKQSAELPAECLFELKEGANAGWPYIYYDGFQQKNILAPEYGGDGVMEGPAEYIKPAVAFPAHMAPNDLLFYTGDMFPEKYKNGAFIAFHGSWNRAPEPQAGYFVVFQPFKNGKPSGDWEVFADGFSGSQANTESGRAERRPCGLAQGPDGALYICDDTKGGIFKITYNPNGPANAPAKTGKMLTKEISSSKPKTPASIDAKAQNMGQLVYKQNCATCHQADGLGVGNLNPPLANTDYVLGDDKRLIDVVLKGLSQKPVNGKEYSNVMPAFPYLSDKEVSEVLTYIRSSFGNQAKAISEKQVKNQRKK; translated from the coding sequence ATGAAATCGAAATTGATGCTCGGTGTAGCTCTTTTTGGTTTGGCTGGTTACAGTCAGGCTCAAGAGCTTGCACTTCCCCCAAAATTTGAGGCTAAGCTCATCGCCGACAATTTGGGCAAAACAAGACATTTGTTCATTACGCCAAGCAACGACATCTATGTTCGCTTGGCCAAAGTAGAAAACGGCGGTGGAACCCTCTTTCTGAATCAGGAAAATGGCAAAGCTGTAGAAAAACAACGCTTTGGCACCTTCTCGGGTACAGGCGTGGCCATTGATAACGGTTATTTGTATACTACATCGAACAGCGAAGTGTACCGTTACAAATTGAATGGCAATTATGAAGTGATTGATCCGGCAAATCCTGAAAAAGTAGTGGATGGCCTGGTAGACCAAGGTACACATGCCACAAAATCGATTGTAGCCGACGGAAAGGGAAACCTATTTATCCCTATCGGTGCACCTTCAAATGCCTGTCAGGAAAAAGATCGCCAAAAGGATTCTCCGGGAATGCCCAATTGCCCATTGCTTGAAGAAACAGGCGGTGTATGGAAATTCCGTGCAGACCAATTGAATCAAACATACGCCGATGGCCAACGTTACGCCACCGGACTTCGGAATGTGGTGGGCTCGGATTTGAACCCCGCTACTGGCGAACTTTTTGCCATGCAGCATGGCCGCGACCAATTGAGTGCTCTTTATCCCGAATATTTCACCACCAAACAATCGGCGGAACTTCCCGCGGAATGCCTGTTTGAATTGAAAGAAGGAGCAAATGCCGGCTGGCCTTATATCTATTATGATGGCTTTCAGCAAAAAAATATCTTGGCTCCAGAATACGGCGGCGATGGCGTGATGGAAGGCCCAGCCGAATACATCAAGCCTGCAGTGGCCTTTCCCGCCCACATGGCTCCAAATGATCTCTTGTTTTATACGGGCGACATGTTCCCCGAAAAATACAAAAACGGGGCATTCATTGCTTTTCACGGTTCTTGGAACCGTGCCCCTGAGCCTCAAGCTGGGTATTTTGTGGTTTTCCAACCTTTTAAAAACGGGAAACCTTCGGGCGATTGGGAAGTATTTGCCGACGGTTTTTCAGGCTCGCAAGCCAATACCGAGTCTGGCCGTGCCGAAAGAAGACCTTGTGGTTTGGCTCAAGGGCCAGACGGTGCTTTGTACATTTGCGACGACACCAAAGGCGGGATTTTCAAAATCACATATAACCCGAATGGCCCTGCAAATGCTCCAGCGAAAACAGGCAAAATGTTGACCAAAGAGATTTCTTCTTCAAAGCCGAAAACACCCGCGAGCATCGATGCGAAAGCTCAAAATATGGGCCAATTGGTTTACAAACAAAACTGTGCTACCTGTCACCAAGCAGATGGCTTGGGCGTGGGCAACTTGAATCCGCCTTTGGCAAATACCGATTATGTATTGGGCGACGACAAGCGATTGATTGATGTGGTATTGAAAGGACTTTCGCAAAAACCTGTAAATGGAAAAGAATATAGCAATGTTATGCCGGCTTTTCCGTATCTTTCGGACAAGGAAGTCTCTGAAGTACTGACTTACATTCGGAGCAGTTTTGGAAATCAGGCGAAAGCCATTTCCGAAAAACAGGTGAAAAACCAAAGAAAGAAATAA
- a CDS encoding sulfatase-like hydrolase/transferase, which yields MKTRLLALCTLLAICACKADQKKQPNVLFLFIDDYTYRAVHEMGNKQVISPNLDKLIQEGTLFTHAYNMGSWSGAVCTASRTMLNSGLTVWRANANRKNWHEGDSLARAHTWAQLMQNAGYDTYMSGKWHVDIPAADIFEQAEHVRPGMPKDFWNGKQVNEAINKYKKKPLNTSQMDMPKGYNRPLSENDDSWSPTDTSNGGFWAGGKHWSEVLKDDAENFIDQAAQKQKPFFMYLAFNAVHDPRQAPQKYQDLYDVDKIEIPESFQADYPYHEEIGVGPRLRDEMLAPFPRTELAIKTHLKEYYALISHLDDQIGEILQHLEEKGLRENTVIFLTADHGLAIGRHGLLGKQNMYDHSMRVPLLVAGSGIPKNKKIDEDVYLQDIMPTALDLTGKGVPDFVEFKSLMPLIHDQQGEAHLNGVYGAYLRLQRMIRKDGYKLIVYPKVHKVLLFDLKNDPNEMHDLSDNEESRTKIESLFKDLKQMQVDLDDELNIGSVEDYF from the coding sequence ATGAAAACCCGTCTTTTAGCTTTATGCACCTTGCTTGCGATTTGTGCTTGCAAAGCAGACCAGAAGAAGCAGCCGAATGTGCTTTTTCTTTTTATCGATGACTACACCTACCGTGCTGTGCACGAAATGGGCAACAAACAGGTCATCAGTCCAAATTTAGATAAGCTCATACAAGAGGGCACCCTCTTTACCCACGCCTACAACATGGGCTCTTGGAGTGGAGCCGTGTGCACTGCTTCGCGAACCATGCTCAATTCTGGTTTGACCGTTTGGCGTGCCAATGCCAACCGAAAAAACTGGCACGAAGGCGACTCCTTGGCCCGAGCCCACACATGGGCACAACTGATGCAAAATGCGGGATACGATACATATATGTCTGGAAAATGGCATGTGGATATACCCGCAGCGGATATTTTTGAGCAAGCCGAACATGTTCGTCCGGGAATGCCAAAAGATTTCTGGAACGGTAAACAAGTGAACGAGGCCATTAACAAATACAAGAAAAAGCCTTTGAACACCAGCCAAATGGACATGCCCAAAGGGTACAATCGCCCTTTATCTGAAAACGATGACTCATGGTCGCCCACAGATACGAGCAATGGCGGTTTCTGGGCCGGAGGAAAACACTGGAGCGAAGTGCTGAAAGACGATGCCGAAAACTTCATCGATCAAGCGGCACAAAAACAAAAACCCTTTTTCATGTATTTGGCCTTCAATGCTGTGCACGATCCTCGTCAGGCTCCACAAAAATACCAGGACCTTTATGATGTTGATAAAATTGAAATTCCCGAAAGCTTTCAAGCCGATTATCCTTATCACGAAGAAATCGGTGTAGGCCCGAGATTAAGAGACGAGATGTTGGCTCCTTTCCCAAGGACAGAGTTGGCGATCAAAACGCATTTGAAAGAATATTATGCCCTAATATCGCATTTGGATGACCAAATCGGGGAAATTCTACAGCATCTTGAAGAGAAAGGATTACGGGAGAATACGGTGATTTTCCTTACGGCTGATCACGGTTTGGCCATTGGTCGACACGGGCTTTTGGGTAAACAAAACATGTACGACCACAGTATGCGGGTACCTTTGCTGGTAGCCGGATCGGGAATTCCCAAAAACAAAAAAATTGACGAGGACGTCTATCTACAAGACATCATGCCCACGGCATTGGACCTTACCGGAAAAGGCGTGCCCGACTTTGTGGAATTCAAAAGCTTGATGCCACTTATTCACGATCAACAAGGCGAAGCTCATTTGAATGGCGTTTACGGAGCTTATCTGCGTTTGCAACGCATGATTCGTAAAGACGGATACAAACTGATTGTTTATCCGAAAGTGCACAAAGTTTTGCTTTTCGACTTGAAAAACGATCCCAATGAAATGCACGACCTGTCGGATAATGAAGAATCGCGAACGAAAATCGAAAGCCTTTTCAAGGATTTGAAACAAATGCAAGTTGATTTGGACGATGAATTGAATATCGGCAGTGTAGAAGATTATTTCTAA